In Bosea sp. PAMC 26642, the DNA window CCGTCTTCAGCGTGGGCGCGACGACGTCGAGCATCGCCTGCATGATCGAGGGCACGCCCGCCATCACATAGACATTGCCGATGTTGAAGCCCGGTGCCTTCGAGACCGAGTTGGCGATCAGATCTGCGCCGGCCGGAATCCGTGCCATCCGCATCCGAGCCTCGTTGAGCTGGTCGGGCGGGAAACGTTCGGCCAGCATCGCCACCGCGCGCGGATCATGGTCGATGGTCACGCCGAAGGCGGCCGCAACCGAATCGGCCGTGATGTCGTCATGGGTCGGCCCGATGCCGCCGGTGGTGAAGACGTAGGTATAGCGCCCCCGCAGCGAGTTCAGCGCCGCCACGATTTCGTCGGTGAGGTCCGGTACGACCCTGACCTCGCGCAGTTCGATGCCGATATTGGTCAGGTATTCGGCGATGTAGCCGATATTCTTGTCCTTGGTCCGGCCCGAGAGGATCTCGTCGCCGATCACCAGGATGGCAGCGGTGACGAGCGTCGTCTCGGAAATAGCCTCGCGCTCGCTCATGACCGTCAGTCCCTTGTGCGGCATCCCGCGATCCTGGCGACACGCCGAATCCGATATCGATCGTAGAACTAAGGGGTTGCCGGCGCCGGCTCAAGTGCGGGCCAGCCTCCAGGCGGCTCAGCCTGCCGGCTTGCGCTCGAAGACAAGATTCAAGCGCGTCTGCGCAATCAGGCTGTAGCCGCAGGAAACCAGCAGGGCCACGAGATCCATCTGCCAGCGCTCGCGCGAATCCTCGATGACGATGAACCCCGGCCACAGGCTTTCGGGCGCATCGCGCAGGAAAGGTTCGAGGATCAGGTCCTCCGCCCCCTCGACATCGAGCTTGATCGCATCGAGACGGTCATAGCCCTCGCTCTCCATCAGCGCGAGCAGGGTCGTCGCCCTGACCCGGATCGTGCTGCCGGCGCTGGAGCGCAAGATACGGACGCTCGATTCGCCGCGATTGGCCGGGTCGAGGAACAGCGTCAGCTCGCCCGGCTTGTCGGCGAGCGCGCAGGCCATGGCTTTGATCGTCCCGAACGGGTTCTGCGCGATGTTGAAGGCCAAACGCGCGAACACCTCCGGCTGTGGTTCGACGGCGAGGATGCGCGCGCTCGGGCCGGCCTTGGCCGCGACGAACAGCGAATAGGCGCCGATATTCGCCCCGATATCGATGAAACGGAAACCCTCGCGCAGGCGGTCGGCCAGCAGATCGCGCTCCAGCGGATCGAAATATTGCGGCGTGAACAGCACCCGCTTCTCGCAGACATTGCCCTCGGGATAGAGCCGCATCCGCGCGCCCAGCGATTCGATGTCGACCGGTGCGCCATCGAGCGTACGCAAGCCAAGGCGGCGCAGCGCATAGGCGACCTTGCGGCCGAGGAAGCTGTCGGGCGCGGCGCGCGTCCAGCCGATCAGCCGGGCAAGCGCGCGGCGCGGGGCAAAGGCACCGAAAGGCAGATCTTCGGCGGGCGATTGGTCGATGATGGCCATGGGGGCGCGTGATACACCTCGCAACGGCCGCACGCCAGCACCATCGGAGCCGGCTCGCCGGCTCGCCTACAGCTTGTCCTTCAGAAGCCGCAGGGCAGCAGAGGCGAAGACACGCATGTTTTCCACCCGGTCGGAGGAACCCGTCTCGATGGTCAGGACTGCCTCGACCGGCCCCGACACCGCCAGGCAGCTATGACCCGCAGCATCGCCGTAACGGTTGCCGGACGGCCCGGCCGCTCCGGTTTCCGCCAGCCCCCAGGTCGCGCCGAAGCGCTCGCGCAGTCTGCGGGCGAGCAGTTGCGCATAGGGTTCGCTGGACGAGCGGATGCCGGCCATGTCCTCGACCGAAATACCCATCAGCCCCTCGCGC includes these proteins:
- a CDS encoding FkbM family methyltransferase, giving the protein MAIIDQSPAEDLPFGAFAPRRALARLIGWTRAAPDSFLGRKVAYALRRLGLRTLDGAPVDIESLGARMRLYPEGNVCEKRVLFTPQYFDPLERDLLADRLREGFRFIDIGANIGAYSLFVAAKAGPSARILAVEPQPEVFARLAFNIAQNPFGTIKAMACALADKPGELTLFLDPANRGESSVRILRSSAGSTIRVRATTLLALMESEGYDRLDAIKLDVEGAEDLILEPFLRDAPESLWPGFIVIEDSRERWQMDLVALLVSCGYSLIAQTRLNLVFERKPAG
- a CDS encoding competence/damage-inducible protein A, which codes for MPHKGLTVMSEREAISETTLVTAAILVIGDEILSGRTKDKNIGYIAEYLTNIGIELREVRVVPDLTDEIVAALNSLRGRYTYVFTTGGIGPTHDDITADSVAAAFGVTIDHDPRAVAMLAERFPPDQLNEARMRMARIPAGADLIANSVSKAPGFNIGNVYVMAGVPSIMQAMLDVVAPTLKTGVKVLSDTVRAGLREGDIGTALAAVAKAHPDTSIGSYPFWSETGPDTNIVVRSRDAGKLAEAMAAVNDMIVAERAKLAL
- a CDS encoding CinA family protein; protein product: MQGLLELAGQVGERLRARGETVAVAESSAGGLIAAALLAQPGASAFFVSGAVVYTMSAREGLMGISVEDMAGIRSSSEPYAQLLARRLRERFGATWGLAETGAAGPSGNRYGDAAGHSCLAVSGPVEAVLTIETGSSDRVENMRVFASAALRLLKDKL